Part of the Bos taurus isolate L1 Dominette 01449 registration number 42190680 breed Hereford unplaced genomic scaffold, ARS-UCD2.0 Leftover_ScbfJmS_1578, whole genome shotgun sequence genome is shown below.
TGTGGTCTCCTGGGGGAGCCCCGTGACCATCTGGTGTCAGGGTCCCCCGGGGGCCCAGGAGTTCCATCTGGATAAAGAGGGAAACCCAGTTTTCTGGGACAGAGAGAAACCCCCGGGTCCCAGGGACAAGGCCAGGTTCTCCATCCACTACATGGGGCAGGACCACGCAGGGAGCTATCAGTGCTACTACAGAACCCGCACTGGCTGGTCAGAGCGCAGTGACCCCCTGCAGCTGGTGGTGACAGGTGAGGGACACTCGGGGGCCTCGGGCTCTGCCCTCGGGAGGGCATCTGCTCTCAGGGGCTGTCCCTCTCAcagcccagccctggggaggggaggggagaggagggtgggggcCCCACGGAACcagctgcctccttctctcctAGGACCCTACGGCAAACCCAGCCTCTCAGCCCTGCCGAGCCCTGTAGTGATGTCGGGAGGGAATGTGACCCTCCAGTGTGGCTTCCATCAGGGATTTAACAGATTCCTTCTAACCAAGGAAGGAGAAGACGAGTCCTCTCGGGCCCTGGATGGACAGCAAATGCTCGACGGGCAGACCCAGGCCCTGTTCCCCGTGGGCCCCGTGACCCCCGGGCATGGGTGGACGTTCAGATGCTACGGCTTTTACAGGGACACGCCCCCGGTGTGGTCAGCCCCCAGCGACCCCCTGGAGCTCCTGGTCCCAGGTGAGGAATCCCGTCCTGACCCCATACATTTGTGCAGACAAGACAACGTACTGGGGTCTCTGCTCCCAGGGGAGCCCCtgtgagagggtggggagaggagcgtGGGGCTCacaggacagacacacagactgagACACGGTGAGGACTGGGGCCGGGTTGGGAGTGGGGGTCCACGGGGGAAGTGGTCCCTACAAGCCAGCGCGTGTCTCTCCCCAGGGctgtctgggaagccctccctcctGACCCCGCAGGGCCCTGTGGTCACCTCTGGACGGAACCTGACCCTTCAGTGTCGCTCTGACGTCGGCTACACCAGATTCGCTCTGTCCAAGGAGGGGAGACAGGACCTCCCCCAGCGCCCTGCCCAGAGACCCCAGGGGGGGCTTTATCAGGCCGACTTCCCCCTGGGCCCTGTGGGCACCTTCCACAGGGGCCAGTACAGATGCTACGGTGGACACGGCCTCTCCTCCGAGTGGTCGGCCCCCAGTGAGACCCTGGAGCTGCTGGTGGCAGGTGAGGAGCCAGCAGGTCAGTCGGAGACCAGACTCTGCACAGGCCCTACCGGGGAGCCCCAGGGGTGATGCTGGGACCAGGGGGAGGGGTCCcggggagggacagagagacgGGGTAGGGACGGGAGAGACTcggagaaacagagacagagctgAGGGGCCAGAGAGGCCCGCGGAGTCTCGCTCAGAACCAGGCCCGGCGCCCGCACCCCCTTCCTCTCTGCAGGACGGCTCAGAGACAGACCCTCCCTCTCGGTGCAGCCGCGCCCCTCGGAGGCCCCGGGGGAGAATGTGACCCTGCTGTGTCAGTCAGGAAACAGGACGGACACCTTCCTTCTGTCCAAGGAGGGGCCAGCCGATCGCCCCCTGCGTCTGCGCTCCCAGGACCAAGATGGGCGGTACCAGGCCGAGTT
Proteins encoded:
- the LOC790255 gene encoding leukocyte immunoglobulin-like receptor subfamily A member 6 isoform X3, which produces MAPMLPALLCLGEMGGAGGALVWRDLQPACSIRVPQGPGDSPGGEALLRAEGTPLTGRCLPGLSVGLRTQVQAGTLPKPTIWAEPGSVVSWGSPVTIWCQGPPGAQEFHLDKEGNPVFWDREKPPGPRDKARFSIHYMGQDHAGSYQCYYRTRTGWSERSDPLQLVVTGPYGKPSLSALPSPVVMSGGNVTLQCGFHQGFNRFLLTKEGEDESSRALDGQQMLDGQTQALFPVGPVTPGHGWTFRCYGFYRDTPPVWSAPSDPLELLVPGLSGKPSLLTPQGPVVTSGRNLTLQCRSDVGYTRFALSKEGRQDLPQRPAQRPQGGLYQADFPLGPVGTFHRGQYRCYGGHGLSSEWSAPSETLELLVAGEEPAGRLRDRPSLSVQPRPSEAPGENVTLLCQSGNRTDTFLLSKEGPADRPLRLRSQDQDGRYQAEFSLSPVTSAHGGTYRCYGSLSTDPYLLSQPSEPLALVVSDYTVQNLTRMGLAASVLLLLGILLCQARHDHGGARDAARS
- the LOC790255 gene encoding leukocyte immunoglobulin-like receptor subfamily A member 6 isoform X4 gives rise to the protein MAPMLPALLCLGEMGGAGGALVWRDLQPACSIRVPQGPGDSPGGEALLRAEGTPLTGRCLPGLSVGLRTQVQAGTLPKPTIWAEPGSVVSWGSPVTIWCQGPPGAQEFHLDKEGNPVFWDREKPPGPRDKARFSIHYMGQDHAGSYQCYYRTRTGWSERSDPLQLVVTGPYGKPSLSALPSPVVMSGGNVTLQCGFHQGFNRFLLTKEGEDESSRALDGQQMLDGQTQALFPVGPVTPGHGWTFRCYGFYRDTPPVWSAPSDPLELLVPGLSGKPSLLTPQGPVVTSGRNLTLQCRSDVGYTRFALSKEGRQDLPQRPAQRPQGGLYQADFPLGPVGTFHRGQYRCYGGHGLSSEWSAPSETLELLVAGRLRDRPSLSVQPRPSEAPGENVTLLCQSGNRTDTFLLSKEGPADRPLRLRSQDQDGRYQAEFSLSPVTSAHGGTYRCYGSLSTDPYLLSQPSEPLALVVSDYTVQNLTRMGLAASVLLLLGILLCQARHDHGGARDAARS
- the LOC790255 gene encoding leukocyte immunoglobulin-like receptor subfamily B member 3 isoform X1, whose product is MAPALPALLCLGLSVGLRTQVQAGTLPKPTIWAEPGSVVSWGSPVTIWCQGPPGAQEFHLDKEGNPVFWDREKPPGPRDKARFSIHYMGQDHAGSYQCYYRTRTGWSERSDPLQLVVTGPYGKPSLSALPSPVVMSGGNVTLQCGFHQGFNRFLLTKEGEDESSRALDGQQMLDGQTQALFPVGPVTPGHGWTFRCYGFYRDTPPVWSAPSDPLELLVPGLSGKPSLLTPQGPVVTSGRNLTLQCRSDVGYTRFALSKEGRQDLPQRPAQRPQGGLYQADFPLGPVGTFHRGQYRCYGGHGLSSEWSAPSETLELLVAGEEPAGRLRDRPSLSVRPGPSVAPGETVTLLCQSGERTDTFLLSKEGAAHRPLRLRSQDQDGRYQAEFSLSPVTSAHGGTYRCYGSLSTDPYLLSQPSEPLALVVSGLTWYLSVLIGVSVTFVLLLLVLLFLFLRHRGQDRHRKLGAADPGPEDRGPQSSSSPATGTQDQAIYAAVSDTHSEVGLQLDHRAATSEAPQDVTYAQVNHSTVRRGTTTPLAPPSGEPPAEPSEYATLAIR
- the LOC790255 gene encoding leukocyte immunoglobulin-like receptor subfamily A member 6 isoform X5, translating into MAPMLPALLCLGLSVGLRTQVQAGTLPKPTIWAEPGSVVSWGSPVTIWCQGPPGAQEFHLDKEGNPVFWDREKPPGPRDKARFSIHYMGQDHAGSYQCYYRTRTGWSERSDPLQLVVTGPYGKPSLSALPSPVVMSGGNVTLQCGFHQGFNRFLLTKEGEDESSRALDGQQMLDGQTQALFPVGPVTPGHGWTFRCYGFYRDTPPVWSAPSDPLELLVPGLSGKPSLLTPQGPVVTSGRNLTLQCRSDVGYTRFALSKEGRQDLPQRPAQRPQGGLYQADFPLGPVGTFHRGQYRCYGGHGLSSEWSAPSETLELLVAGRLRDRPSLSVQPRPSEAPGENVTLLCQSGNRTDTFLLSKEGPADRPLRLRSQDQDGRYQAEFSLSPVTSAHGGTYRCYGSLSTDPYLLSQPSEPLALVVSDYTVQNLTRMGLAASVLLLLGILLCQARHDHGGARDAARS